One Bdellovibrio bacteriovorus str. Tiberius DNA segment encodes these proteins:
- a CDS encoding AbgT family transporter yields the protein MSSTDNSVESGPLYRFLLKVERAGNALPQPALMFLLLTILVVLLSAVISGLGVEAVHPVKKETITAANLLSVTGLHMVLTDMLKNFTGFAPLGTVLVAMLGFSLTEKSGLLGALLRLLVIKSPRQLLVPAVLLAGIMSHTAGDIGYVLLIPLSAMAFHSAGLNPLAGLAICFAGVSGGFAANFMLSVADPVLSGLSQEAARIIDPAYTVTPVVNWYFMSVSSVLIIAIGTLVAKKITLPFLGEYKGSAERTAPEPLNAYEKKGLLWAGVVFAIFVLLVLWGTVPDSGFLRNPANGSLLDSPFLKGIIPMVFFLAAFTGVAYGFAAKTFKSQSDVTNAMQDAMVTMAPYLVMVFFAAQFISLFNSSNVGLILAVKGSELLKDMHLSAIPLMIGFIILTCVVDLFLGSASAKWALMAPVFVPMFMLLGIAPELTQASYRVADSVVNIISPLMPYFPLILAFANKYDQKARLGTLIALMLPYSIAFTIFWSLLLFVWIWLGLPLGPGANLLYVMPGQ from the coding sequence ATGTCGAGCACTGATAATTCTGTAGAGTCCGGACCGTTGTATCGCTTTCTGCTAAAGGTGGAACGCGCGGGGAATGCCCTGCCGCAACCGGCTCTGATGTTCTTGTTGTTAACCATTTTGGTGGTTCTGCTGTCTGCGGTCATCAGTGGTTTGGGTGTTGAGGCCGTTCATCCGGTCAAAAAAGAAACCATCACGGCTGCGAATCTGCTGTCGGTGACGGGTTTGCACATGGTTTTGACCGACATGCTGAAAAACTTCACCGGCTTTGCTCCCCTGGGAACAGTTCTTGTGGCGATGCTGGGTTTCAGTCTGACGGAAAAAAGTGGACTTCTTGGCGCCCTGCTACGATTGCTGGTGATCAAGTCCCCGCGTCAGCTTCTGGTTCCGGCTGTGTTATTGGCGGGAATCATGTCCCACACCGCGGGTGATATCGGTTACGTGTTACTGATTCCTCTTTCCGCAATGGCCTTCCATAGCGCCGGTTTGAATCCATTGGCGGGTCTGGCCATCTGTTTTGCCGGTGTGTCCGGGGGCTTTGCCGCCAACTTCATGCTCAGCGTGGCCGATCCTGTTTTGTCCGGTCTTTCTCAAGAGGCTGCTCGCATTATTGATCCGGCTTACACGGTCACCCCGGTGGTGAACTGGTACTTCATGTCGGTTTCATCTGTTTTGATTATTGCTATCGGAACTTTGGTGGCAAAAAAGATCACCCTGCCATTTTTGGGCGAATACAAAGGTTCTGCCGAGCGCACCGCGCCTGAACCACTGAATGCTTATGAAAAAAAAGGCCTGCTATGGGCCGGTGTGGTCTTTGCGATCTTCGTTCTGCTGGTTTTGTGGGGCACAGTTCCTGACTCAGGATTCCTCAGAAATCCTGCCAATGGTTCTTTGCTGGATTCCCCATTCTTGAAGGGCATCATCCCGATGGTGTTCTTCCTGGCGGCCTTCACCGGTGTGGCTTATGGATTTGCGGCAAAGACTTTCAAATCCCAAAGTGATGTGACCAATGCCATGCAAGACGCCATGGTGACAATGGCACCGTACCTGGTCATGGTTTTCTTTGCGGCGCAGTTTATTTCTTTATTCAATTCGTCTAACGTCGGATTAATTCTGGCAGTGAAGGGTTCTGAGCTTCTGAAGGACATGCACCTGAGCGCCATCCCGCTGATGATTGGCTTTATCATTCTAACTTGTGTGGTGGATCTGTTCTTAGGAAGTGCTTCGGCAAAGTGGGCATTGATGGCCCCGGTGTTTGTGCCGATGTTCATGCTTTTGGGAATTGCGCCGGAACTGACACAAGCTTCTTATCGCGTGGCGGATTCCGTGGTGAATATTATTTCGCCATTGATGCCGTACTTCCCGCTGATTCTGGCGTTTGCGAATAAATATGATCAGAAAGCCCGCCTGGGAACGTTGATCGCCCTGATGCTGCCATATTCAATTGCCTTCACGATCTTCTGGTCGCTGTTGCTGTTTGTATGGATCTGGCTGGGTCTGCCTCTGGGACCGGGGGCAAATTTGCTCTATGTGATGCCAGGACAATAA
- a CDS encoding sensor histidine kinase: METVAFEHENRFKTIIESLPTGIVMVNKAGFVVLCNGEMEKMFGYNPGELKGSPIERLVPMGSRPHHPQHRESFMQNPTKRQMGAGRDLSGLCKDGKEIPVEIGLNHIVIDNSSYAIASIVDITERKTIETRLKHAYDELQQKNQEMEQFVYTVSHDLKSPLVTSSSFIEFIKEDIKSGNMDDVADSIDRLEKAHKRMQELINDLLQLSRAGRMELNLSDVSMSDIINEILENFSNRFKDRNIDVQVPADLPKVIGDRRRLYQVLENLVTNALKYGTDMPQPQIQILTKDAPTEMLVGVKDNGPGIAPAYHRKIFGLFQRLDNTKEGTGVGLAIVQRIMQLHGGRAWVESRENEGATFWLAFPKFFTERGAFDATKS, encoded by the coding sequence GTGGAAACTGTAGCCTTCGAGCATGAGAACCGGTTCAAAACCATTATCGAGTCTTTGCCAACAGGAATCGTCATGGTGAACAAAGCCGGCTTCGTGGTCCTGTGCAATGGTGAAATGGAAAAGATGTTTGGATACAATCCCGGCGAACTGAAAGGTTCTCCGATAGAACGACTTGTTCCCATGGGGTCACGCCCGCACCATCCCCAACACCGCGAAAGCTTCATGCAAAATCCGACCAAGCGCCAAATGGGTGCCGGCCGCGATCTGTCCGGTCTTTGCAAAGACGGCAAAGAAATCCCGGTCGAGATCGGCCTGAATCACATTGTCATCGACAACAGCAGCTATGCCATTGCTTCCATCGTCGATATCACTGAAAGAAAAACCATCGAAACACGGCTGAAGCACGCCTATGATGAACTTCAGCAAAAGAATCAGGAAATGGAACAGTTCGTTTACACCGTTTCCCACGATCTGAAGTCCCCACTGGTGACGAGTTCATCTTTTATTGAGTTTATCAAAGAGGACATCAAAAGCGGCAACATGGATGATGTCGCCGATTCCATCGACCGCCTGGAAAAGGCGCACAAGCGCATGCAGGAACTTATCAATGATCTGCTGCAGTTAAGTCGCGCCGGCCGCATGGAATTAAACCTTAGCGATGTCAGCATGAGCGACATCATCAACGAGATTCTGGAAAACTTCTCCAATCGCTTTAAAGACCGCAACATCGACGTGCAAGTGCCGGCAGATCTGCCCAAAGTCATCGGCGACCGGCGCCGCCTTTACCAGGTTTTGGAAAATCTGGTGACCAATGCCCTGAAGTACGGAACGGACATGCCCCAGCCGCAAATCCAGATCCTGACCAAAGACGCCCCCACTGAAATGCTGGTGGGCGTGAAGGACAACGGCCCGGGCATTGCACCTGCTTATCACCGAAAAATCTTTGGTTTGTTCCAGCGCTTGGACAACACCAAAGAAGGAACCGGAGTGGGGCTGGCGATCGTGCAAAGAATCATGCAACTGCACGGAGGGCGTGCCTGGGTTGAATCCCGTGAAAACGAAGGCGCCACGTTCTGGCTGGCCTTCCCAAAATTTTTCACCGAGCGAGGAGCCTTCGATGCAACCAAGTCATGA
- a CDS encoding response regulator: MQPSHDEEHPLRILLVEDNDDHALIVMRNLKKESFVHKVDRVSDGVQALQYLRGLTPYQSREKPDIILLDLKLPRLDGHEVLSEVKDDAKLRKIPIIVLTTSDAEVDKLKAYDLHANSYLVKPLQAEDLKKMVESMATYWGIWNRNISKPEASPEKEH, from the coding sequence ATGCAACCAAGTCATGATGAAGAACATCCATTAAGAATTCTGCTGGTTGAAGACAATGACGATCACGCCCTGATCGTCATGAGGAACCTCAAAAAAGAATCCTTTGTTCACAAAGTGGACCGGGTCAGCGACGGAGTTCAGGCCCTGCAGTATCTGCGAGGACTGACTCCCTATCAAAGCCGGGAAAAGCCGGACATCATTCTGCTGGATCTGAAACTGCCCCGCCTTGACGGGCACGAAGTTCTTTCGGAAGTCAAAGATGACGCCAAACTTCGCAAGATCCCCATCATTGTACTGACCACCTCAGACGCGGAAGTCGACAAACTGAAGGCCTACGACCTGCACGCCAACAGCTATCTGGTAAAGCCATTGCAGGCCGAAGACTTAAAAAAAATGGTCGAAAGCATGGCGACCTACTGGGGTATCTGGAATCGCAATATCAGCAAGCCGGAAGCCTCCCCTGAAAAGGAGCACTGA
- a CDS encoding hybrid sensor histidine kinase/response regulator — MSPLKPLNILLVEDNDEHAFIISRYLRRIKDVPEITLDRAAMLKAALQLIDGKKYDLVLLDLRLPDSDLDETLPRMQSILPDAPIIILSALEDREFALRKVHEGAQDYLCKSELSSETLVRGIYAAIERKSAEVLMRQQFEQMQTLFDFSKFVMTEPYPEQMIEHLRQSALKCLKLSAVELIRRDSEKMSEEFAKSSFWGLQTPKLLLDGDLAMKLSSFRDLREEGFNTCLLVPVQGLEKNQLFGLLLLMNKAIRHFSEEEVRFIQSLVNTLSIAMSRNALHKELEERIQELHAAHRKKDDFLATLSHELRTPLNIIKGGLDLLKGSDPNSREYHDALDAIERNLNHEIRLVSDTLEISRITTGKTRLNLKKIIVQELIQSVTESLESAAYAKNISVQLTCSEVATPAVVDPDRFRQILWNLLSNAIKFTSNGGRIQVRCERHASQFSVSVQDSGQGIESENLPYIFEKFWQEDSGINRKRMGLGLGLSIAKHLTELHGGNIEVSSPGKNQGATFRFQLPLVSVETTQGAALTLSGQSENLQFVETETQGSLSGLHVFLVDDSEDTLVLIKRLLQREGALVTDTSLPKQALSLLKEGKFDILISDIGMPEMDGYELIRALRDWEGPRNRHLPAIALSAYTSTEDIRKALESGFQQHLSKPSPIKNIVKEVLRLTGKTPPRPQPLLNNGL; from the coding sequence ATGTCACCGCTGAAGCCACTGAATATTCTGCTGGTGGAGGACAACGACGAACACGCCTTCATCATTTCGCGCTATCTTCGCCGCATAAAGGATGTGCCTGAGATCACTCTGGACCGGGCCGCGATGCTGAAGGCCGCCCTGCAGCTGATCGACGGCAAAAAATATGATCTGGTGCTGCTGGATCTGCGCCTGCCGGACAGCGACCTGGATGAAACTCTGCCACGCATGCAGTCGATACTCCCCGACGCCCCGATCATTATTCTTTCCGCCTTGGAGGATCGGGAGTTCGCCCTGAGAAAAGTGCATGAGGGTGCCCAGGACTACCTGTGCAAGTCCGAACTGTCCTCTGAAACCCTGGTTCGGGGAATTTATGCCGCCATCGAAAGAAAATCCGCCGAAGTTCTGATGCGCCAGCAGTTTGAACAAATGCAGACGCTATTTGATTTTTCCAAATTCGTCATGACCGAACCTTATCCAGAGCAAATGATCGAACATCTGCGCCAAAGCGCTTTGAAGTGCCTGAAGCTTTCCGCCGTCGAACTGATCCGCAGGGACTCTGAAAAAATGTCAGAAGAATTCGCAAAATCCAGCTTCTGGGGTCTGCAGACTCCGAAACTGCTGCTGGATGGTGATTTGGCGATGAAGCTTTCCTCTTTCCGGGACTTGCGGGAAGAGGGTTTCAACACTTGCCTGCTCGTGCCCGTACAGGGACTTGAAAAAAATCAGCTGTTTGGTTTGTTACTTCTGATGAACAAGGCCATCCGTCATTTCTCTGAGGAAGAAGTCCGCTTTATTCAGTCTTTGGTGAACACTCTTTCCATCGCCATGAGCCGTAACGCCCTTCACAAAGAGCTTGAAGAGCGCATTCAGGAGCTTCATGCCGCCCACAGGAAAAAAGACGACTTTCTGGCGACATTGTCCCATGAGCTGCGTACTCCGTTGAATATCATCAAAGGAGGCCTGGATCTTTTAAAGGGTTCTGATCCCAACTCGCGCGAATATCATGATGCGCTGGACGCCATTGAACGAAACCTGAATCATGAAATCCGTCTGGTGTCAGACACCCTTGAGATTTCCCGCATCACCACCGGCAAAACAAGACTGAATCTGAAAAAGATCATCGTGCAGGAACTAATTCAATCGGTTACGGAGTCCTTGGAAAGTGCGGCGTATGCCAAGAATATTTCAGTTCAACTGACTTGCAGCGAAGTGGCCACGCCAGCAGTGGTGGATCCGGATCGCTTCCGCCAGATTCTTTGGAATCTTTTGTCCAACGCAATCAAGTTCACCTCCAACGGCGGCCGTATCCAGGTCCGTTGTGAACGGCACGCTTCGCAGTTTAGCGTATCGGTTCAGGATTCCGGCCAGGGGATTGAAAGCGAAAACTTGCCGTATATATTTGAAAAATTCTGGCAGGAGGATTCGGGCATAAACCGCAAACGCATGGGACTGGGTTTGGGGCTTTCCATCGCCAAACACCTGACTGAACTTCACGGTGGCAACATCGAAGTCAGCAGCCCCGGTAAAAATCAGGGCGCCACCTTCCGTTTCCAGTTGCCATTGGTGTCAGTTGAAACCACACAGGGAGCGGCCCTGACCTTAAGCGGACAAAGTGAAAATCTTCAGTTTGTCGAAACCGAAACCCAGGGCTCCCTTTCAGGTTTGCATGTGTTTTTGGTGGATGATTCTGAAGATACACTTGTTCTGATCAAGCGCCTGCTGCAAAGAGAGGGTGCTTTAGTCACGGATACTTCTTTACCCAAGCAGGCTTTGTCACTTTTGAAAGAGGGCAAGTTTGATATTCTGATTTCGGACATCGGCATGCCCGAGATGGACGGCTATGAACTGATTCGTGCTTTACGGGACTGGGAAGGCCCGCGGAATCGCCACCTGCCGGCAATAGCCTTGTCGGCTTATACCAGCACTGAAGATATCAGAAAGGCGCTGGAGTCCGGATTCCAGCAGCACTTAAGCAAACCCAGTCCGATCAAAAACATTGTCAAAGAAGTCTTGCGGCTGACGGGGAAAACCCCGCCACGACCTCAGCCTCTTTTAAACAATGGCTTGTAA
- a CDS encoding acyltransferase, whose product MQSKLATGSRYLLGLIYFVFGLNGFLQFIPAPPTMPEGAMAFMGGMMAAPYFFPVLKGTEVICGALLLSGFAAPLALVVLAPITLQIFLFHSFLTPGLENVIMPVVMIALHVMAATGYWHLYKPLFKRG is encoded by the coding sequence ATGCAATCTAAATTGGCAACAGGTTCCCGTTATTTACTGGGTTTGATTTACTTTGTTTTTGGTTTGAATGGCTTTTTGCAATTCATCCCGGCACCACCGACTATGCCCGAAGGGGCGATGGCCTTCATGGGTGGGATGATGGCAGCGCCTTATTTCTTTCCGGTTCTTAAAGGGACTGAAGTCATCTGCGGGGCTTTGTTGTTGAGCGGCTTTGCAGCACCTCTGGCTTTGGTGGTTCTGGCGCCGATCACACTGCAGATCTTCCTTTTCCATTCGTTCCTGACACCAGGTCTTGAAAACGTCATTATGCCTGTGGTGATGATTGCTTTGCATGTAATGGCGGCCACAGGATACTGGCATCTTTACAAGCCATTGTTTAAAAGAGGCTGA
- a CDS encoding SRPBCC family protein, protein MKTFGIIVGSLVALFLVLGLIAPKDFKVSRDIIIDRPQADVYAYVKQLKHQNLWNAWFLKDPKVKMDYKGEDGTVGFIVTWESAVKDVGVGEQEIKNLVDNSRVDTEIRFKVPMEASFDSYVITESVDAAQTKVTMGMHDEMSIPMNVMSFLFNKIFGGEDHIIRDMDQSLINLKTQLEQK, encoded by the coding sequence ATGAAAACATTTGGAATTATAGTTGGCTCTTTGGTGGCTTTGTTTTTGGTGTTGGGTCTGATTGCACCCAAAGATTTCAAGGTTAGTCGTGATATCATCATCGACCGGCCTCAAGCGGATGTTTATGCTTATGTGAAGCAGTTAAAGCACCAGAATCTTTGGAATGCGTGGTTTCTGAAAGATCCCAAAGTCAAAATGGACTACAAGGGCGAAGACGGGACTGTGGGCTTTATCGTGACCTGGGAAAGTGCCGTCAAAGACGTGGGTGTGGGCGAGCAAGAGATTAAAAATCTGGTCGACAACAGCCGCGTGGACACCGAAATTCGCTTTAAGGTGCCGATGGAAGCCAGCTTTGATTCCTACGTGATCACGGAATCAGTGGACGCTGCTCAGACCAAAGTGACAATGGGCATGCACGATGAAATGTCCATTCCGATGAACGTGATGAGCTTCCTTTTTAACAAGATCTTTGGTGGCGAAGATCATATCATCCGGGATATGGATCAGAGCCTGATAAATTTGAAAACACAGCTTGAGCAGAAATAA
- a CDS encoding DUF1428 domain-containing protein, which produces MAKYVDGFVLTVPKKNMAQYRKMAMQASKIFLKHGALEYKECVGDDMNIEWALPFPKLTKAKSDEVIVFSWITYKSRAARDRANKAMMNDPKMKEMTPDKMPFNMKRMAYGGFKTIVDK; this is translated from the coding sequence ATGGCAAAATACGTTGACGGATTTGTACTGACTGTTCCCAAAAAGAACATGGCCCAGTATCGCAAGATGGCGATGCAGGCTTCCAAAATCTTTCTGAAGCACGGGGCCTTGGAATACAAAGAGTGTGTCGGGGATGACATGAATATTGAATGGGCCCTGCCATTTCCGAAGTTGACCAAAGCGAAATCCGATGAAGTGATCGTGTTTTCCTGGATCACCTATAAATCCCGTGCGGCCCGCGATCGTGCCAACAAAGCGATGATGAATGATCCAAAAATGAAGGAAATGACCCCGGACAAGATGCCATTCAATATGAAACGCATGGCTTATGGCGGCTTCAAGACGATCGTGGATAAGTAG
- a CDS encoding VOC family protein, which yields MVNQIYVNLPVKNLKRSMEFFSNLGFEYNMKFTNDSAACMVMGKDIFAMLLDENFFQTFTDKNIIDAGKNIEVITCFSVDSKEQVDALIDKAKKAGGSSARPPTDYGFMYSRSFEDLDGHVWEVVSYSGEEPPKQEDV from the coding sequence ATGGTAAACCAAATCTACGTGAATCTTCCTGTCAAGAATCTGAAAAGATCCATGGAGTTCTTCAGCAATCTGGGTTTTGAATACAACATGAAGTTCACCAACGACAGCGCCGCCTGCATGGTCATGGGTAAAGATATCTTTGCCATGCTGCTGGATGAAAACTTCTTCCAGACCTTCACCGACAAAAACATCATCGATGCCGGAAAAAACATCGAAGTCATCACCTGCTTTTCGGTGGATTCAAAAGAGCAGGTCGATGCGCTGATCGACAAAGCTAAAAAAGCCGGAGGCTCGTCCGCACGGCCGCCCACAGACTATGGTTTTATGTACAGCCGCAGTTTTGAGGATCTGGACGGGCATGTTTGGGAAGTTGTCAGCTATTCTGGCGAAGAGCCACCAAAGCAGGAGGACGTATGA
- a CDS encoding SRPBCC family protein, giving the protein MNDLKVVPAGDRNIVITRTFKASKEKIFDAYTKPEHLKRWLLGPKGWTLPVCTLDPKPGGEYHYMWRHEDGREMGMHGVVKEIHRPDHLQTTELFDEPWYPGEGVNDLSLTEDGTTTLHTVVLRYESKTARDMVLQSGMHRGLSESYNRLEDLLRIM; this is encoded by the coding sequence ATGAACGATTTAAAAGTCGTACCCGCCGGGGATCGAAACATTGTTATCACACGCACCTTCAAAGCCTCGAAAGAAAAAATCTTTGATGCCTATACCAAGCCAGAACATCTGAAGCGCTGGCTCTTGGGGCCCAAAGGCTGGACGCTGCCAGTGTGCACACTGGATCCCAAACCGGGCGGCGAATATCACTATATGTGGCGCCATGAGGACGGCCGAGAAATGGGCATGCACGGAGTGGTCAAAGAAATCCATCGTCCCGATCACCTGCAGACCACAGAACTTTTCGATGAACCGTGGTATCCGGGCGAAGGCGTGAATGATCTGTCGCTGACCGAGGACGGCACCACCACTTTGCACACCGTGGTCTTGCGCTATGAATCCAAAACAGCGCGCGACATGGTATTACAATCCGGCATGCATCGCGGACTCAGCGAAAGCTACAATCGCCTGGAAGACCTTCTGCGGATCATGTAA
- the dkgB gene encoding 2,5-didehydrogluconate reductase DkgB — protein MKIPQIGLGTFRLKGADAENSVRMGLELGYRHIDTAQIYDNEAEVGKVLTESKISRADVFLTTKIWTENLSKERLIPSLKESLQKLQTDYVDLVLIHWPSPEGKVPLAETLEALMQAKSQGLTKEIGVSNFPVSEMKKVVEIVGAKNIFTNQIEVHPYLQNRRLVDYLKSVGVTVTAYMPLAYGKVMKDEVLLKIADRHGVTAADVVLSWLMDQDMVVIPSSTKRQNLQKNLQARRGLLSAEEKELIARLDSAGRLANPPFAPEWD, from the coding sequence ATGAAAATACCACAAATCGGACTGGGAACCTTTCGCCTTAAGGGAGCTGACGCCGAAAATTCCGTAAGAATGGGACTTGAGCTGGGCTATCGCCATATCGACACCGCTCAGATCTATGATAATGAAGCCGAAGTGGGAAAGGTACTGACTGAAAGTAAGATTTCTCGTGCAGATGTTTTTCTGACCACTAAAATCTGGACAGAGAATTTGTCCAAAGAACGTCTGATTCCCAGCCTGAAAGAAAGTCTTCAGAAGCTGCAAACCGATTATGTGGATTTGGTATTGATTCACTGGCCTTCCCCGGAGGGAAAGGTGCCGCTGGCGGAGACTCTCGAAGCTTTGATGCAGGCCAAATCCCAGGGGCTGACCAAAGAGATCGGGGTTTCCAATTTCCCGGTCAGTGAAATGAAGAAAGTCGTAGAAATTGTGGGCGCAAAAAACATCTTTACCAATCAGATCGAGGTTCACCCGTATTTACAAAACCGCAGGCTGGTGGATTATTTGAAGTCAGTAGGGGTGACGGTCACAGCCTATATGCCTCTGGCTTATGGGAAGGTCATGAAAGATGAAGTGCTGCTGAAGATCGCAGACCGTCATGGTGTGACTGCGGCCGACGTGGTTTTATCCTGGCTGATGGATCAGGATATGGTTGTGATCCCGTCGTCTACCAAAAGACAGAACCTGCAAAAGAATCTGCAGGCGCGTCGGGGTCTTTTAAGTGCGGAAGAAAAAGAACTTATTGCCAGACTGGATTCCGCGGGGCGACTGGCCAATCCGCCGTTTGCACCCGAGTGGGATTGA
- a CDS encoding MFS transporter — MNTDTAHPTLTRGLVLLLMAAVGIIVANLYYAQPITAMISQALGLDPSAAGLVVTLTQIGYGLGVLLIVPLGDIIENRRLVLTMMGIAVLGVLGLAFASQLTPYFIAAFATGLGASTVQILVPYTAHFAPEIKRGQVVGSLMSGLMIGIMLSRPISSLLTDLFSWHAVFVLSAALMTVLAVVLYKVMPERHPENKNLHYFDLLKSMGRLFVETPVVRRRGAYQACMFGAFCLFWTASPLLLAGPKFNLSQSAIAIFALVGVSGAVIAPIAGKAADKGHSRIATMIAMIISAFSFLLSHFFEGGSTAALAALVASAILLDAGITANLVMGQRAIFSLKAEYRSRLNGLFIATIFVGGAVGSTLGAWAYARGGWELTSWVGFLMPALAFAYFLTEKKS; from the coding sequence ATGAACACGGACACTGCACACCCTACCTTAACTCGCGGCTTGGTCCTGCTTCTGATGGCTGCCGTCGGAATCATCGTTGCCAACTTATATTATGCTCAACCCATCACCGCCATGATCAGTCAGGCACTGGGACTGGATCCCAGCGCTGCGGGTCTTGTCGTAACCCTTACTCAGATCGGATACGGACTGGGAGTTTTGCTGATTGTGCCTTTGGGTGACATCATCGAAAATCGCCGTCTGGTTCTGACCATGATGGGGATTGCAGTCCTGGGTGTTTTGGGATTGGCCTTTGCCTCGCAACTGACACCCTACTTTATCGCGGCTTTTGCCACGGGCCTTGGGGCTTCGACAGTGCAGATCCTTGTGCCCTACACGGCGCACTTTGCTCCGGAGATAAAACGCGGTCAGGTCGTCGGCAGTCTGATGAGCGGGTTGATGATCGGGATTATGCTGTCGCGTCCGATTTCAAGTCTGTTAACGGATTTGTTTTCCTGGCATGCAGTGTTTGTTCTTTCCGCGGCGCTAATGACCGTGCTGGCGGTCGTTCTTTACAAAGTCATGCCCGAGCGTCATCCCGAAAACAAGAATCTGCACTATTTTGATTTGCTAAAATCCATGGGGCGACTGTTTGTAGAAACACCAGTGGTTCGTCGGCGCGGGGCTTATCAGGCCTGCATGTTCGGAGCATTCTGTCTGTTCTGGACGGCGAGTCCCCTGTTGCTGGCAGGGCCGAAATTCAATCTGTCCCAATCAGCGATTGCGATCTTTGCCCTGGTCGGAGTTTCCGGCGCCGTGATTGCACCAATTGCGGGGAAAGCCGCCGACAAAGGTCACAGCCGTATTGCCACCATGATTGCTATGATCATCTCGGCCTTTTCATTCCTGCTAAGTCATTTCTTTGAAGGTGGCTCTACTGCAGCTTTGGCGGCACTGGTGGCTTCAGCCATCTTGCTGGATGCCGGAATCACCGCAAATCTGGTGATGGGCCAAAGGGCGATCTTTTCCTTAAAGGCAGAATACCGCAGCCGCTTGAATGGACTCTTTATCGCAACAATTTTTGTGGGAGGAGCAGTAGGCTCTACATTAGGTGCGTGGGCTTACGCCCGTGGCGGCTGGGAGCTGACATCGTGGGTGGGGTTCCTGATGCCAGCCCTCGCCTTTGCTTACTTCCTTACTGAAAAGAAGTCCTAG
- a CDS encoding TFIIB-type zinc ribbon-containing protein, with translation MKCPNCKEPNLVISERKGIEIDYCPECRGIWLDRGELDKIIERSAEYDAASKREEVVQHQQPPQYQQQPYQYQKPYKRRKSFLEELFD, from the coding sequence ATGAAATGTCCAAACTGCAAAGAACCAAATCTTGTGATCTCTGAACGCAAAGGGATCGAAATTGACTATTGCCCTGAATGCCGCGGCATCTGGCTGGATCGCGGAGAGCTTGATAAGATCATCGAAAGATCCGCAGAATATGATGCGGCTTCAAAACGCGAAGAGGTTGTTCAACATCAACAACCCCCTCAGTACCAGCAGCAGCCATATCAGTATCAGAAGCCGTACAAGCGCAGAAAATCATTCCTGGAAGAGCTGTTCGACTAG
- a CDS encoding CoA-binding protein, whose amino-acid sequence MNVKDSEFKALLEKYKKFSVYGLSPDATKASHYVPAYMRDHGWDMVGTYPKKHEAGGFRIYGSLADVPAEYRKFVDVFRSSDRIDEVVDEALAVGGVEVLWLQLGIANPEAEARAEKAGIKVVSNRCLIIEHKKYF is encoded by the coding sequence ATGAATGTCAAAGACAGCGAATTCAAAGCCCTGCTGGAAAAGTACAAAAAATTCTCTGTGTACGGGCTAAGTCCTGACGCCACCAAAGCCAGTCACTATGTTCCCGCGTATATGCGAGATCACGGCTGGGATATGGTGGGCACTTACCCAAAAAAGCATGAAGCTGGTGGATTCAGAATATATGGCAGCCTTGCTGACGTTCCCGCTGAATATCGCAAGTTTGTGGATGTATTTCGCAGCTCTGACCGTATTGACGAAGTCGTGGATGAAGCCCTGGCCGTGGGTGGAGTGGAAGTGCTATGGCTGCAACTGGGCATTGCCAATCCCGAGGCTGAAGCCCGCGCCGAAAAGGCCGGGATCAAAGTTGTTTCCAACCGCTGCCTGATCATCGAACACAAGAAATACTTCTGA